The genomic interval CCCGTTTTCTCCCACTCCTGTCATAACTGGAACTTAAACACCCTACAGGCTTGTGCTCTGAAGTTTCCATAAAGGCATATGCAAGGGACCCTGTCAGCAGAATAAAGAAATCATCAGTTCCCATGGGACACAAGCATCTTCAGCTTTTGTGAAGTCAAATATATCTCCCCATCACCACCATGAGTGCTTCTCCCCTGCTTTTATCTGATCCCTGTCCAAGTCAAAATTACATTGGACAAAGCTGAACAGTCAAGAAAAAACTTAATGTAAGGCTTCTATGAAGGCAATAGAAGAAGCCAGAATTCAGTCTGAATTCAACTCCACTGAAACAAAGGGAGGAAGGGTTTTTAAGTGCTGAGGTGAACTGGTGAAAAGAACACACGATATTAGGCGCGAGATGGATCGATGGCATGTGTCCTGTACACAGGGTTAGTCCTTAATCTGCAGATGCTCCCTCTGTAATCAGGCCATCCGTGTGTGTGCTCATGAGAGCCTGCTGACGTTAGACTCCACCCTCCCAGAGtcagggagaaagaagggggcGCTGGCTTCCTCagtgattacatttcaaagggatggctcccaggtccttgagaaagacatcACCTGGGCTTGTAAAACTGGCaagggattttttttatttttaaagattttacaaCTCAGAGAATGTATAGTTTCCTCAAGAAAATGCTGTAGGAAAAGGGAGGTCAGGACCTAGAATTGGGAAGAAGCCTGTCAGAAGTTTAGTCAAGCTGAGAGGAATGTTAAGGCCTCTTGGTTATCCCCAGTCCAGCATTTTCCACAAAGCCTTTTGAGAAGGAGTCAAATGGGGAATAGTCAGGTTCCCTGACTTCTCAGTTGAACTAAATGAAACTGTCAATGACAAAGAAAATGGAACTTgctaattttaatttattgtttGAACCCATTCAAGAggcttttgaattttctgagttaCACTTAGCACATAATTGGTGTTCAATAATGTATCACTTAATTCCAAATCCAAAGTCAAAATTAACTCACTGACTTGTTTCCTCTTACATAGGTACTAAGAGAAATAGCTTTGATGAGAGATCAGGAAATCAGAGTTTTAAttctagacctttccacttcatGACTACATATTGGCAGTGGCACACTTAGTGAATCTGACACCAGACACAGATAGTTTTTagcaccaaaagagaaaatgacatttggtaataatcataaaataaagcaaataataaCTTTGATCCGTTGGGTAGTCTAATATAATAACTTATGTGAATAATTGTCAAATAAATATCAGTAATTGTCCAGTAATTATCAATAGGTAAACTTTAAAACATCTGCAAAAGAAACCGAACGAAATTACACCACTTATGTAATGTTTTTTCTTGatcctttaattttaaaataagaataaaaaatgaatttcatgTTAAATGTATTATCCAAATCCAGTAAAATTGCTTGTGTGTGAACTAGATTCACACTCATGAACAAAAAATACTACATATCACTGTTTCCTTACTTAAAATTTCATACAGAATAAATCACATTGTTAGTATTGAATAACAATAATATTAGCATTGAAGTAACTCGAGTTCTTTTTCTTAATCACAACAATGGCTGTGTTCAATGCAGGAACATACACGGTTGGAGACTCAGAGGGCACTCCTAGTGATTTTGAGATATTCTGAACCCTTAGGAATTTATTCTCAAAATGAATGTGTGCCTAATTCCACATGTGTGTTTGAAAGTGAGAGAGATTGCGGGGACAATACCAAGAGTACTTTATCTtccacacagaaaaaaatagtaaaggaAAATTGAAGCGTGCTAATTTGAAGCTTACATCTGTACTATTAAAATTCAAAGAGCAATCACAGGAACTTTTTAGACTTTAGATCAATAAATTTTTTTCCAAGAAGAGTATTTTAACACGAAAGTACATGGAGATGATAAGATTTTTAGTTCAGCATTTTCACTGTTTTAAAATCTCTACAGACAATATATTGCTTATTTTTCACTCCTGGGACAAATCCTGTCCATTGCCTAGTTCTTGGCGTGCCACTGAATATGGGTCACAGAAGCTCCTTTCTTCCCCGCCAACATTTTAATGATAAGATTATTTCACTTGTAAATTCGCACATTTTTCCACTCAGTTGTTGGGATGAAAGACTGTAGAGCCTGAAACTTAAAACCTCAGGGATGTGGATCAGTCCTGAGGCTGGGGTGGGAAGCCCACAGGCGTGCTCAAGGGTGTCTTAAGTCCTGTCGGAGAGGTCAGGGAATGCTTACAGAAGCTGACTGGTCAGAGACCCTCCCTTCCCAAAGGAAACTAGACTGGGTGTTTTCTCATCTTCCCCTAGAGAAGTTAGGAAGATTTACATCTCTAACTAAAGAGCAGAGTACTGACTAGAGTTATACAGCTGCCAGGGTGTTAAAAAGTCagtctttgttttcttatctGAATCGGTTGATTCAAATTCAGGCTCCATGGTTCCCTCCGCCCCCTCGCATTTATTGCATCAATATGCCAAGTCCTAACTCAGCAGAAGCAATGTtgcaactgtattttttttttaatgacttcctGCCCTTCTTCCCTTAAGGAGTTTTAAAGCAAGTATTGCTTCACATTCTTAGATAATTAAAATAACTACGTTTCTGAAATAGTTTCAATTCCAATCATCAATGTTTCCTTAGAAAAACTTCatagggctttttaaaaaaacatgagaaAGATTTTAGAACTCTTTGCCAATTTACAAATCAATATATATTTTACTCTTCTGCAATCTCTAAATGTTTTCATAATTCTACAAAGTATGATTCCATGGCATTGTACACAATTGTTAATTATGgggaatatagaaaaaaataaaaactttttagttACTGTGATAAAAGAGGATACAGAACTAAACAGAGCATATATGTCAATGCTTCTCAAACTATAATGTGAATATAGTCACCCAGGGATCTTGTCCAAGTGCAAGTTCAGATGCAGTAGATCTGGAGTGGCCTAAGATACTGCACTTATAAAAAAAAGTTCTTGGGGACGTTCATGCGGCCAGTTCACAGACCACACCCCCAATGGCATCAGTATGCAATTAGTTATATAACTGACAATAATCACGTTTTATATATAGTTTATGTTCagaagtgtatgtatatatgtatatacacataaaaaatagaataaataaaactaGACTTGAAACATACCAAATGTTAAGAGATATGGAATCATAGGTTTTCTTtcactccatttttctttttccttgcaaACTAACATTCCCTCAAATTTTTCTGCAGTGTACACAATTTTCTCTTTCAATAGCtagcttttactttttctttttttctaagcaAAAAGCACCTCAAGTGCTGGTGATAATCATAAGAGCAGGAAGCCAAATGTAATGAATCTCAAAGACGACTGAGCATGTGGACGAAGGTTTTAAAAGAAGTGGACACTTGCCTGATGGTTGTTATGTGACTGTAGTAATTGTCTTACAGTCACTTGAGTATACAGCTTCTGGAAGTCCTTGCTGTGAATCATTCACCTGAGTCAATTTTAGAGGATCACATTTAGCCAAGACCCAGCCattcttaaatttcttaagaTACCCAACTTTCACTTTGGAGTCACTCCCAGGACACTCCAAAGGGAAAAAGATTCCTCAGGCTCTTCACACAACCGGGTTCTGCTGGAATCAGGAAACCGTGTGAAGCAAACTCAACAGTACTTCAACTTATTACTTCTGGTAATGGAGACATCTGCTCAAAGGAAATCTATGAACGCACTGTAGGTGGTTAATAGGGAggttaaatgctttaaaaataattcttactgAAAGGAGATAAAAATAACCCAAACATATTTGGATTAAAGGAGTTAAGATgatttgaatatacttttgacAGCAAAGAGATAAAGCAAAAACTCAGCACGCCTATCCTGCATTTCTGAGACAACAGGGCATCAGATTTAAAATCCCAGAAGGAACCTGACAAGTCCTACAGAAAGTGTTCAAAGTTCCTGTCTGCCAAAGGGAACTAAGCAGTCTATGTCTTTAACCATGGCACACCTTCGGCCTCTGAAgccttttctaggaatttaaggAATGTATTCAGTAATCCACTACATGTTGGGAAATGAATCTTTTCTTTCAAGAATACACAAAAGAGTCAATAAAAACCACTGGTTTGGTTTCTACAGGATTGCTTGTATTGTATGCCTTCAGCTGTTTTTTAGTAAACAAAACACTATAAAGCCCAGTTAGGATGACTGTGAACTAAATAACAATACTAGCGATCATAATAATAGCTAACTTTGTGCATTTATTGTAAGCCAAGCATTATTCTaagtatttttcatttaacttAATCCTAGGAAAAAATCCTGCAAGGGTAATATACCTTATTATCTCTTTTGAACAAATAAGGCCACAGAAGCACAAGTAGATGAAGTACTTGCCCAAAATCCTGCAGTTAGGAAGGGGCGGAATGGTTTTGAACACAAGAAGCTGAGCTCCAGGTCTGCCTCCAAACAGCAGACACCTGAACGATGTTATTATTTTGGTCAGTGTTAAGGCTCTTCCTGTTGACCATATTCAATGCTCAATCACTGGAGGCATACAATGACTCACAACCAGTTACTAAGTCGTGTCTGAAATTTGTCTGCGAGGAAGTTTAACCTCACATAAGAGGAGCTAGTCGGGGTTGTTGGAAGAAaagtgttttcttcattttatggGGCCTACCTTTTCTACTGACCAAGCAGTTCGGAATACAGATGAGTCAGGTGCTGAATTCCTCTCACAAATGAGGGTCTCTTAGGCTTGGGAATTGCTAGTGGTGATTTTCCAGGCAAAAGGTCTTGCAGAACATCAGTGACATCACAGTGATTCCAGCACTTTTCAGGTACATGAGTCAGAAAACCCAGGGTGCCCAGTCATCTTTTGACTCCCTAGAAGTCGCTCTAAAGGCCAATGCCAGACCTTTCAAGGGATGTGATCATCTTCTTATTTACTTGGTAAACATATGcaattactagctgtgtgacctatgCAAGCCCCATGACCTTTAAGCCTAGGttggctcatctgtaaaataggtacATGACTTACCTATCTTGTCCAGAAGGAAGCAAGAGGTGGATCAGGTATGGGAGGGTGTTTCAAGCTCTAAACTGAAAATAAGGGGCAAAGAGTCCCACTTGTTGTGTTGATTCTTGCAGTAGCAGTGCTAAAGTCAAGTTCATCTCTAGAGAGAATGAATGCTTTGGTCCCCACAGACCTCCAAACCAGGCCACACTACTAAAAAGTTAAAGATGGTGTTTAATAACAAAGAAGTAGTAAAATTAAATGAGTTCTTTCAATGGCAccagaagtattttttttctcaacAGCACCAAGAGATAAATATTTTCAATCCAGTCTTGACTACAAATGTTACTAATAAGGAACTATGGACAAGAATAAGAGAGACAGTCATTTTATGACAGAGTATACATTACCTACCGTTAGATCAGATTTATCGGcagtattttaaacattaaaatgattaaaaatttcAGATGGAAAGCAATTTTACTGGACTCAGGTATGTCGGCGTAAACCCCTTTAAATGGCATTTCACCTTCAAGGCTGCCTTCTGTTCTCCCCTTTTTTCTCCTAGCTCTTTTCTTCCTAATACTTAAATGTGAGGTGGGAGGATGGGGGGGAGAAAAATGTGCACACCAGGAGAGAGTAAAAAGAGATTTTACTTGCGTTTAAAAATTTTTCCCGTTTCTGTTTACTTTCTCAGCTTTTAAAACTAGGTTCTCTTTCCATCCACTCCTACCCCCTTTGCAGACTTGCAGACCTCGAACTTCACTTCTGTTCTTAGGTcttaaagagaaagggaggggacAGAAAAGAGATTAACTGAGAGGTTGTGCAAAATGAGAATTAACAACACATTATTTCAAATCTTTCACATTCTGCTGATTTTAAAATACCTTTTCTTCTCTTCGGAGTGACTTAGGTCCCAGACCATCACAGTGTTTACGATAAAAGAGGTATAATGTTGCTTACAGTTCTGCAATCTGTATTGGGTGCTATCTGTCTCCCCGAAGCCCTGCCCCAGGCTCTTAAAAGTTCCTTGCTGTTGGCATATTGCAGGCTGGGATTCCCCGAAGGGCGTTTTCTTAAGGAGCATCGCTCACTCCCCACCAGCCCGAAGATTCCCCGGGCTCCTCTTTCCAGTTAAACCTCCTCAGGAATCAGTTCCCTGGGGACCGTGAAACCATCCTGTCTCCGCGGCGTTGTGCTCCTCTCCCTGCCAAGTGAGCCCAGGGGCTCTCCAGGGGTCCCTGCGCCCCACAGGCTGCCTCACTCCCTGCTGGTGCGAAAAGTGATGGCGGTCACGGTGTGCTCCTCCGTCTGTGTGGTCATGCGGCCCTCCGTCCACGCGCTCCGCAGGACTTCTTGGGTCACCTCGTAGTCCACGACGCGCACGAGCACGGACTTGGGTGCGGATGCGGGGTCCCGTTCAGGGGCTCCGAAGGGGGCGTCTACACGGCTGCCAGAAATTCGCCTTTCTCTcggaaagagagaagggcagtCCGTCTCCAGGTCGTCTCCGCCCACCGGGAATAAGTCCTCTCCACCGGCCGCCTCTCCCCGCGCGGAGTCCCCTTGAGTCCCCGACCACCTCTCGGGGTGCAGAAGGAAGAGCACTTTCTCTCTGACCCAGGACTCGCAGTCCAGGCTCTCGGCGGCCCCGCGGTGCTCGTGGGCGCCGCCCCGGCTTCCGCTCGCCGCCGCCGCGGGACTCCGGGCGCCCGGGCCCGGGGGCGCCGCGCGCTCCACCTCGCCCGGGAGGGACCCGGCGCGCGCCAGGCGGCGAGGGGCGTCCGCGAGGTATGGGGCTCGGGGCCCCGGGGCCCCCATCCAGGCAGCAGGGCCATTCATCCGCAGCGGATCTGGGCGCGCGGGCCCCGCCGGCCCAGGGTGTGGGCTCGGGGCCGGCCTTCCGCCCCCAGGGGCCGACCCCGCCTCCTCCCCCGCCCCCTTCTCCGCCCCGCCCACCTCGCGGCTCTCCGTCCCTTCGAAGCCAGAAGCCTGGCATCCCCCATCCCTCCTTCCAAGCCGCTCCCTTCCAGCCCGGCCGCCGTACTCGAATTTTTGATTCTATCCGCTCTTCTGTGTCAGTTCCAGCCTAGTTGCCACCTGCCGTTTTCCTCCAGCGCTGAGGCGCAAAAGACACTCAACGCGCTGCGCCCCCCGGGAAAGGCCCCAAATTACGTCTTCTTAACAAGGACGCCCTTCAAAGTGAAGAAACaaggaagttttttttaaaaaattatctgatgtacttatttcttcaaaaaacGGTTTCGTGTTGTCCACTCCGAATCCACCCCCCACCAAGCTGCCAGTATTATTGAAGGCAGATCAAGGGATCCAGCTGGAAAAGTTGAAATCTTTGAAAACCTGCTCTTGGTTTGTTTGCTGTTCTTCCTCTGGGATGCCAGGATCTGTAGGAGGGTGGCACCCCTGCCTTTATTTCGGTAATAATTAATGCATATGCCAGGAAGGGACTTGATGCCTTTGGTCAAACAGAACAAGCGAAAACAAATGGCTAAATGAACGACTTCAggttttaaaattctatattcGTGTTGTTTTTAAGTTTCTGCCTTCACTGCCTAATGCCCTTCTCATTAACGTTCACAGGTTAAAAAAATACCCATCTCTAGACTTTTGGAATCTACTCATTGTCAGGCTCTCTGACACACTAACCTTTGCCTGA from Manis pentadactyla isolate mManPen7 chromosome 16, mManPen7.hap1, whole genome shotgun sequence carries:
- the C16H6orf141 gene encoding uncharacterized protein C6orf141 homolog, translated to MNGPAAWMGAPGPRAPYLADAPRRLARAGSLPGEVERAAPPGPGARSPAAAASGSRGGAHEHRGAAESLDCESWVREKVLFLLHPERWSGTQGDSARGEAAGGEDLFPVGGDDLETDCPSLFPRERRISGSRVDAPFGAPERDPASAPKSVLVRVVDYEVTQEVLRSAWTEGRMTTQTEEHTVTAITFRTSRE